From bacterium, a single genomic window includes:
- a CDS encoding M23 family metallopeptidase, which produces MFGKKFILTLIETDSNRAYSALLKRSTVILIVTLFFLTAGIITYPLASGIHKVKHDFDFQNLQKENTALKEATESWKERIAFIQKTIDELNEKNKHLMAQQYQSIPDMQLGVGGPESMSRISILEYPDVKTTDKNLTRLEAEVDWLKKNMADIEEVIAKRMDRLAHYPSIRPVRGGWYSSGFGERKDPFTGKREFHPGLDICVKEGTQVLAAASGIVVVTRQTFVPLKGYGRFIIIDHGYGYKTRYGHLSKIMVRKGQHVKRGQIIGLTGNTGKSTSPHIHYEVMVDGKPENPFNFILD; this is translated from the coding sequence ATGTTTGGTAAAAAATTCATTCTTACTCTCATTGAAACAGACAGCAACAGAGCTTACAGTGCACTGCTGAAAAGGTCTACGGTTATATTAATAGTTACTCTATTCTTTTTGACTGCAGGGATAATCACCTATCCTCTTGCTTCAGGCATACATAAGGTAAAACATGATTTTGATTTTCAAAACCTGCAAAAGGAAAATACAGCTCTAAAAGAAGCAACAGAATCATGGAAAGAAAGAATAGCATTCATCCAGAAAACAATTGATGAACTTAATGAAAAAAACAAGCATCTGATGGCTCAGCAATATCAGAGCATTCCTGACATGCAGCTTGGAGTAGGCGGCCCGGAATCCATGTCAAGAATATCAATTCTTGAATACCCGGACGTTAAAACAACAGATAAAAATCTTACAAGGCTTGAAGCAGAGGTTGACTGGCTCAAAAAAAACATGGCTGATATAGAAGAGGTTATTGCAAAAAGGATGGACAGGCTGGCACACTATCCCTCAATCAGGCCTGTTCGGGGAGGGTGGTACTCTTCAGGCTTCGGGGAACGCAAGGATCCGTTTACAGGGAAAAGAGAATTCCATCCCGGCCTTGATATCTGTGTAAAAGAAGGTACACAAGTTCTTGCAGCTGCATCCGGAATAGTTGTAGTAACAAGGCAAACTTTTGTACCTTTAAAAGGGTACGGCAGATTTATTATTATTGACCATGGCTACGGATATAAAACGCGTTACGGACATCTTTCAAAAATTATGGTAAGAAAAGGCCAGCACGTAAAACGCGGACAGATTATAGGGCTGACAGGCAACACAGGTAAATCCACGTCACCCCATATTCATTATGAAGTTATGGTAGACGGCAAACCGGAGAATCCGTTTAATTTCATACTGGATTGA
- the flgF gene encoding flagellar basal-body rod protein FlgF → MVIKEIQNVTESMMSRIFTQEVIANNLANINTAGFKKDKVFQEELSKAGNDMGDDVREITVFQQGPLKETGNPLDAAISGKGFFTIENRGEQFFTRDGHFYIDSTGFLRLKESGRVMGENGPIQVNQANARITIDKKGRVFVKGEEVDRLRITSFNEPYPLKKYGNTLFKAETDAVGEPAQDFTISQGYVEESNVNPMEEMVNMLTVFRYFEADQRVLKTHDELLEKMANQIGRV, encoded by the coding sequence ATGGTGATAAAAGAGATTCAAAATGTAACAGAGAGTATGATGTCCCGGATTTTTACTCAGGAGGTAATTGCGAATAACCTTGCAAACATTAATACAGCAGGGTTTAAGAAGGACAAAGTTTTTCAGGAAGAACTGAGTAAAGCGGGAAATGATATGGGCGATGATGTCCGGGAAATCACTGTTTTTCAGCAGGGGCCTTTAAAAGAAACAGGCAATCCTCTTGATGCTGCGATCTCCGGCAAAGGATTTTTTACTATTGAAAACAGAGGGGAACAGTTTTTTACACGTGACGGGCATTTTTATATTGATTCTACGGGTTTCCTGAGGCTTAAAGAGAGCGGGCGGGTTATGGGAGAGAACGGTCCGATTCAGGTTAATCAGGCAAATGCCAGGATAACAATAGATAAAAAAGGAAGAGTGTTTGTAAAAGGTGAAGAGGTAGACAGGCTGCGGATAACTTCATTTAACGAACCATATCCCCTGAAGAAATACGGTAATACGCTTTTTAAAGCAGAGACTGATGCTGTAGGGGAGCCGGCTCAAGATTTTACAATTTCACAGGGATATGTTGAAGAATCCAATGTCAACCCAATGGAAGAGATGGTAAATATGCTTACTGTTTTCCGTTATTTTGAAGCTGATCAAAGGGTTCTTAAAACACATGATGAGCTTCTTGAAAAAATGGCAAACCAAATAGGAAGAGTTTAA
- the flgG gene encoding flagellar basal-body rod protein FlgG, which translates to MNRIMQTAASGMAAQQLNVDTISNNLANVNTPGYKKSRMEFQDLLYQSVRPAGAEVDENTKTPTELQVGCGTRPVATSKMFSQGDIVETGNPLDIAINGDGFYQILMPDGSISYTRDGSFKVSDDGKLVTADGYEFTPEISLPIDTTSVNISRDGRVTAFIAGVDNPEEVGQIELVRFINPAGLKNLGHNLYQATQSSGEPAFGSPSSEGFGTVEQFYIESSNVDVVEEMVNMIVAQRAYEINSKAIKTADEMMQLVNRLK; encoded by the coding sequence ATGAATCGTATAATGCAGACAGCAGCAAGCGGAATGGCTGCTCAGCAGTTGAATGTTGATACCATTTCGAATAATCTTGCCAATGTGAATACACCCGGATATAAAAAGAGCAGAATGGAATTTCAGGATCTTCTGTACCAGTCTGTAAGGCCGGCTGGCGCTGAAGTTGATGAAAACACAAAGACTCCCACTGAACTGCAGGTAGGATGCGGAACGCGTCCGGTTGCAACATCCAAAATGTTCTCGCAGGGCGATATAGTCGAAACAGGTAACCCTCTTGATATTGCAATAAACGGTGATGGATTTTACCAGATCCTAATGCCGGACGGGAGTATATCATATACTCGTGACGGATCATTCAAGGTCTCTGATGACGGTAAACTTGTAACAGCAGACGGCTATGAATTTACACCCGAGATTTCTCTGCCCATTGATACTACGAGCGTCAATATTTCAAGAGACGGAAGAGTTACTGCTTTTATTGCAGGTGTGGACAATCCTGAAGAGGTAGGGCAGATAGAACTTGTTCGGTTTATAAATCCTGCCGGATTGAAAAATCTCGGCCACAATCTGTATCAGGCTACCCAGTCTTCAGGAGAACCGGCATTCGGCTCTCCTTCAAGTGAGGGATTCGGTACAGTTGAACAGTTTTATATAGAATCTTCCAATGTTGATGTTGTTGAAGAGATGGTCAATATGATTGTTGCACAGAGAGCTTATGAAATTAATTCAAAGGCAATTAAAACAGCTGATGAGATGATGCAGCTTGTGAACAGGCTGAAATAA
- the flgA gene encoding flagellar basal body P-ring formation protein FlgA encodes MKKIRLLIIAFILLNTGLAVSGVQQKINASVRKFVRMRADADSVSVYVQNIQPDRVRNGSKNITIEWKRGANDLKGRVVVPVRIHYSDNTSDLIYVHAEISLFCMVPVAAGNISRYSTINNSNLRLELRDVTSLRAEPAELQELVSGVRTKRLITKGRIITRDMIEQVPVIRRGERVKVVVDCRNLHVSTYAIAKEDGWPGKRIRIRTEGSRRELYAEVAGPAVVRITL; translated from the coding sequence ATGAAAAAGATCAGGCTTCTAATTATAGCTTTTATTCTGCTTAATACAGGGCTTGCAGTATCAGGCGTGCAGCAAAAAATAAATGCATCAGTCAGAAAATTTGTAAGGATGCGGGCCGATGCAGACAGCGTCTCTGTATATGTTCAGAATATTCAGCCTGACAGGGTGAGGAATGGTTCCAAGAATATTACAATTGAATGGAAGCGCGGGGCAAATGATCTTAAGGGCAGGGTAGTTGTACCGGTTCGTATTCATTACTCAGACAATACATCAGATTTGATTTACGTTCATGCAGAAATCAGCCTTTTTTGCATGGTTCCTGTTGCTGCAGGAAATATCAGCCGTTACAGCACAATAAATAATAGTAACCTGAGGCTGGAGCTCCGCGATGTTACATCTCTGAGAGCAGAACCTGCTGAACTTCAGGAACTTGTTTCCGGAGTACGAACAAAGAGGCTGATTACAAAGGGAAGAATTATAACAAGAGATATGATTGAGCAGGTGCCTGTTATACGCCGCGGAGAAAGAGTAAAGGTAGTAGTTGATTGCAGAAACCTTCATGTATCAACTTACGCTATTGCAAAAGAAGACGGTTGGCCGGGAAAAAGAATCCGAATTAGAACTGAGGGTTCACGCAGAGAATTGTATGCAGAAGTTGCAGGGCCTGCTGTTGTAAGAATTACTTTATAG
- a CDS encoding CBS domain-containing protein: MKKLTARDIMTEKLLTVNPDWTVEKLSHFLDEHSITGAPVVDNSGKPVGVVSVTDISRDHSVKHPEFPEDIPHDFYSSSQDLPPWQEVVNTLNIEPNLKIKVKDIMTPMIFDVHEDTPIHLIADTMIRGRIHRVFVTKNQKLAGIITALDMLQVIRDYTGEE; the protein is encoded by the coding sequence ATGAAAAAACTGACAGCCAGAGATATTATGACAGAAAAGCTCCTCACTGTAAACCCTGACTGGACAGTTGAAAAACTGTCTCACTTCCTTGATGAACACTCCATAACAGGTGCACCGGTTGTTGATAATTCGGGAAAACCCGTAGGAGTTGTATCTGTAACTGATATTTCAAGAGACCATTCTGTCAAGCATCCGGAATTCCCTGAAGATATCCCCCACGACTTCTACTCATCATCGCAGGATTTACCTCCATGGCAGGAAGTAGTCAATACTCTGAACATTGAACCTAATCTTAAGATAAAAGTAAAAGATATAATGACTCCAATGATATTTGATGTTCATGAAGACACGCCCATACACCTTATTGCAGATACAATGATTCGCGGAAGAATCCATAGAGTATTTGTAACAAAAAATCAAAAACTTGCAGGTATTATCACGGCTCTTGACATGCTTCAGGTAATAAGAGACTATACCGGAGAAGAGTAA
- a CDS encoding C69 family dipeptidase, with protein sequence MKTTASFLLTLIFAVTIISFAQKSDPAFNDDACTDIVVGRLASVDGSVITSHTDACDECRVHVVKGRKFPKGAKAPVYWGIQNVKTPLDDYGEILGYIPQVRKTYTYFHSGYSHMNEHQLAIGESTTSQKKELRTNRKDGKQIMTVEQAMIFALQRCTKAKEAVSLIGGLMEKYGFLPSCGPESETLCIADPDEAWVIEIFSVGTEWDPNSGKPGAIWAAERVPDDHVLIVPNWSIIKKIDLSKPNRFMASGNYKQAAIDHGWWNPKSGEPFIWQKAYSPVPREWAISRFWLFYSTVAPHYKNWPNKKITYPYKGYDSYHQYLEDISFYPFSVKPEKKLSVQDVIAFQRALFKGTIYDMTNDFDWYVPDGKGGMKKSPLTTPFPTKDMRELLDITYRRMVTRGGYGMVAQLRNWLPDAIGGVYWLYLDNQYVSTYVPIYAGVTDVSHYYKEYNPDSYSETSARWAVDFVDNLLYLKWQEAIKDVRKQRDPLEKSFFDGQKSVDEQALKLYKKNPAKAKKFLTGYTKNAMNKTVKMYLSLRDYLITKYTNNKQHL encoded by the coding sequence ATGAAAACTACTGCCTCTTTTTTACTCACCCTGATATTTGCTGTAACAATAATATCTTTTGCACAAAAATCAGATCCGGCGTTTAATGACGATGCATGCACTGATATAGTTGTGGGCAGGCTTGCTTCTGTTGACGGATCTGTTATAACTTCTCACACAGATGCATGTGATGAGTGCCGTGTTCATGTTGTAAAGGGCAGAAAATTTCCCAAAGGAGCAAAGGCTCCCGTATACTGGGGAATACAGAACGTTAAAACTCCTCTTGACGATTATGGAGAAATTCTCGGATACATCCCACAGGTTCGGAAAACTTATACATATTTTCATTCCGGATACTCTCATATGAATGAACATCAGCTCGCAATCGGAGAAAGCACAACAAGCCAGAAAAAAGAGCTGAGAACAAACAGAAAAGACGGAAAACAGATAATGACCGTTGAACAGGCTATGATATTCGCACTTCAAAGATGCACAAAAGCAAAAGAAGCCGTCTCGTTAATCGGCGGGTTGATGGAAAAATACGGATTTCTGCCTTCATGCGGCCCTGAATCGGAAACATTGTGCATTGCTGATCCTGATGAAGCGTGGGTAATTGAAATTTTCAGCGTGGGTACAGAGTGGGATCCGAATTCAGGCAAACCGGGCGCAATCTGGGCTGCAGAAAGAGTACCTGACGATCATGTGTTAATAGTTCCGAACTGGAGTATTATCAAAAAAATAGATCTGTCCAAACCTAACCGGTTCATGGCATCGGGAAACTATAAACAGGCCGCGATTGATCACGGCTGGTGGAATCCCAAAAGCGGAGAACCTTTCATCTGGCAGAAAGCATACTCTCCTGTTCCGAGAGAATGGGCAATTAGCAGATTCTGGCTTTTTTATTCCACTGTTGCCCCCCACTATAAAAACTGGCCGAATAAAAAAATTACATATCCGTACAAAGGATACGACTCTTACCACCAGTATCTTGAAGATATTTCATTTTATCCTTTTTCAGTCAAACCGGAAAAAAAATTATCAGTTCAGGATGTAATTGCATTTCAGAGAGCCCTTTTTAAAGGTACAATCTATGACATGACCAATGATTTTGACTGGTATGTACCTGACGGAAAAGGAGGCATGAAAAAGAGCCCTCTGACTACTCCATTTCCTACAAAAGATATGAGAGAACTCCTTGATATTACATACAGAAGGATGGTTACACGGGGCGGATACGGAATGGTTGCACAGCTTAGAAACTGGCTTCCAGACGCAATAGGCGGTGTCTACTGGCTCTATCTCGACAATCAGTACGTATCAACCTATGTACCTATTTATGCCGGAGTTACAGATGTTTCTCATTATTATAAGGAATACAATCCCGACTCATATTCAGAAACATCTGCACGCTGGGCAGTTGATTTTGTTGATAATCTTCTCTACCTTAAATGGCAGGAAGCAATCAAAGACGTGCGCAAACAAAGAGACCCTCTTGAAAAAAGTTTCTTCGACGGCCAGAAATCCGTTGATGAGCAGGCTTTGAAACTATATAAGAAAAATCCTGCCAAAGCAAAAAAATTTCTAACAGGTTATACAAAAAACGCAATGAACAAAACAGTTAAAATGTACCTTTCTTTGCGTGATTATCTGATTACAAAATATACAAACAACAAACAACATCTGTAG